The Amycolatopsis mongoliensis genome includes a window with the following:
- a CDS encoding acyltransferase family protein encodes MMTHDQYLATRRFAALDGVRAIAAVLVVFFHYGGPNWERANGWIGVHLFFVLSGFLITTLALREEARDGRISLAEFYIRRVFRILPVYYVVLGVVVVFAYFRGMGLRHSGILAALPWNAAFLGEFHQMIMFGQAWTLGVEQKFYLVWPLLAFGLGALGFVKRLSLAAGLVVLMFALISFLPYATSYSPILIGCALAIVLHHRKGFAALRVFTHPVAGLVVAAALITVQTTFGEISELLSDEHGVVTSTVYILLAALLVPSLVAGGPLAWVLSLRPMRFIGERSYSLYLMQGVIAVALAGAIPQFAPHRTLTAVAVTFVGLLAADLLYRWVEIPMIDVGRRIIARRRAKKTEPAEEVALVAA; translated from the coding sequence ATGATGACGCACGACCAGTACCTGGCCACGCGCAGGTTCGCCGCCCTCGACGGGGTCCGGGCCATCGCCGCCGTGCTCGTCGTCTTCTTCCATTACGGGGGCCCCAACTGGGAGCGGGCCAACGGCTGGATCGGCGTCCACCTGTTCTTCGTGCTCTCCGGCTTCCTGATCACCACCCTGGCCCTGCGCGAGGAAGCCCGCGATGGCCGGATCTCGCTCGCAGAGTTCTACATCCGGCGGGTGTTCCGGATCCTCCCCGTCTACTACGTCGTCCTCGGGGTGGTCGTCGTCTTCGCCTACTTCCGGGGCATGGGCCTGCGGCACAGCGGGATCCTCGCCGCCCTTCCGTGGAACGCCGCCTTCCTCGGCGAGTTCCACCAGATGATCATGTTCGGCCAGGCCTGGACGCTCGGCGTCGAGCAGAAGTTCTACCTCGTCTGGCCGCTGCTCGCGTTCGGCCTCGGCGCGCTCGGCTTCGTGAAACGCCTGAGTCTCGCCGCCGGCCTCGTCGTGCTCATGTTCGCGCTGATCTCCTTCCTGCCTTATGCGACCTCGTACTCGCCGATCCTCATCGGCTGCGCGCTGGCGATCGTGCTGCACCACCGCAAGGGATTCGCCGCATTGCGCGTGTTCACGCACCCCGTCGCCGGGCTGGTGGTCGCCGCCGCACTGATCACGGTCCAGACCACATTCGGCGAGATCAGCGAGCTGCTCAGCGACGAACACGGTGTTGTCACCAGCACGGTCTACATCCTGCTCGCCGCGCTGCTGGTACCGTCGCTGGTCGCCGGCGGGCCGCTCGCCTGGGTCCTGTCCCTGCGGCCGATGCGGTTCATCGGGGAGCGGTCGTATTCGCTCTACCTCATGCAGGGCGTCATCGCGGTGGCGCTCGCGGGCGCGATCCCGCAGTTCGCCCCGCACCGGACGCTCACCGCGGTCGCCGTGACTTTCGTCGGGCTGCTGGCTGCCGATCTGCTCTACCGCTGGGTCGAGATCCCGATGATCGACGTCGGTCGCCGCATCATCGCGCGGCGCCGGGCCAAGAAGACGGAACCGGCGGAGGAGGTCGCGCTGGTCGCGGCCTGA
- the pdxR gene encoding MocR-like pyridoxine biosynthesis transcription factor PdxR: protein MDRAKTSLSEGSIGSDFLQLDVREAPPGGLADWLAGQLRAAVADGRLPVGSRLPASRVLAAELRVSRGVVTEAYQRLIDDGHAAGRGRAGTVVVAAPVLPPAPAHIRPPSKVITSMPGVEVFDAVRAAPARIDLTPGVPDLTAFPRAAWLRAERAVLDELEPSHFGYGDPRGAPAMRLAVSHWLARSRGIRVDPGGIIVVAGVAQALTLVGEVLRQHGIDEVAVEDPSSLGARQHLHHCGLATPPVPVDEDGLRVAGLRAPAVLLTPAHQFPMGVVLGGERRRALMRWAAEGGIVVEDDYDAEHRYDRAPVPAVRSMLPEVLYTGSVSKLLAPALRVGWLLAPARFRDDLVAAKRFADLGNPVLAQLVLARLMETGELERQLRVVRSRHRRRRDAMIRSLATDLPSAVVHGAAAGLHLTITFDADLDDVALAAAALAEGVKVQPLSWHRQLPGRPGLVLGYAARTSTEIAEGVALLGRLVR from the coding sequence ATGGACAGAGCCAAAACGTCGCTCTCTGAGGGGTCCATAGGCTCGGACTTCCTCCAGCTCGACGTCCGCGAGGCGCCGCCGGGCGGGCTCGCGGACTGGCTCGCCGGGCAGCTGCGCGCCGCCGTCGCCGACGGCCGCCTCCCGGTCGGGAGCCGGCTGCCCGCGTCCCGGGTCCTGGCCGCCGAGCTGCGCGTGTCGCGGGGTGTGGTCACCGAGGCCTACCAGCGCCTGATCGACGACGGCCACGCGGCGGGCCGCGGCCGGGCCGGCACGGTGGTGGTGGCTGCGCCGGTGCTCCCGCCGGCGCCCGCGCACATCCGGCCGCCGTCGAAGGTGATCACGTCGATGCCGGGCGTCGAGGTGTTCGACGCGGTCCGCGCGGCCCCGGCCCGGATCGACCTCACCCCGGGTGTCCCGGACCTGACGGCGTTCCCGCGCGCGGCGTGGCTGCGGGCCGAACGGGCGGTGCTGGACGAGCTGGAGCCGTCCCATTTCGGCTACGGCGACCCCCGCGGCGCGCCGGCGATGCGGCTCGCGGTGTCGCACTGGCTGGCGCGCAGCCGCGGCATCCGCGTCGACCCCGGCGGGATCATCGTGGTGGCCGGCGTCGCGCAGGCGTTGACGCTGGTGGGGGAGGTGCTGCGGCAGCACGGCATCGACGAGGTCGCCGTGGAGGACCCGAGCTCGCTGGGCGCTCGGCAGCACCTGCACCACTGCGGCCTGGCGACGCCACCGGTCCCGGTGGACGAAGACGGCCTGCGGGTCGCCGGCCTGCGCGCTCCGGCCGTGCTGCTGACCCCGGCCCACCAGTTCCCGATGGGCGTGGTCCTGGGCGGCGAGCGCCGCCGCGCCTTGATGCGCTGGGCGGCCGAGGGCGGCATCGTCGTGGAGGACGACTACGACGCGGAGCACCGCTACGACCGCGCGCCGGTGCCCGCGGTCCGGTCGATGTTGCCGGAGGTGCTGTACACGGGCAGTGTGTCGAAGCTGCTGGCGCCGGCTTTGCGCGTCGGCTGGCTGTTGGCGCCTGCGCGGTTCCGTGACGACCTGGTGGCGGCGAAGCGGTTCGCCGATCTGGGCAACCCGGTGCTGGCCCAGCTGGTCCTGGCCCGGTTGATGGAGACGGGCGAGCTGGAGCGTCAGCTGCGGGTGGTCCGCTCCCGGCACCGCCGCCGCCGCGACGCGATGATCCGGTCACTGGCGACGGACCTGCCCTCGGCGGTCGTCCACGGCGCGGCGGCGGGCCTGCACCTGACGATCACGTTCGACGCGGACCTGGACGACGTCGCGCTGGCGGCGGCCGCGCTGGCGGAGGGGGTGAAGGTCCAGCCGTTGTCGTGGCACCGGCAGCTCCCGGGGCGCCCGGGGCTGGTGCTGGGGTACGCGGCCCGGACGTCGACGGAGATCGCCGAGGGGGTCGCGCTGCTCGGCCGCCTGGTCCGTTGA
- a CDS encoding MFS transporter, producing MAERRTYSIAELGPRYKWIALSNTTLGMLIATINSSIVLIALPDIFKGIGINPLEPANTSYLLWMIMGFLVVTAVLVVSFGRLGDMYGRARMYNLGFAVFTVSSIMLAVTWFDGDAAALWLIGWRIVQGVGGAFLMANSSAILTDAFPANQRGLALGMNGVAAIAGSFLGLVVGGVLAPVDWNLIFLVSVPFGVIGTIWAYLKLHDTGVRKHARMDWWGNITFALGLIAVLIGITYGIQPYGSSPTGWGSPMVLSCLIGGVAVLVAFVIIETKVDNPLFRLSLFKIRSFTWGNIANLTASLGRGGLQFILIIWLQGIWLPQHGYTFEQTPLWAGIYMLPMTVGFLLAAPTSGILADRIGSRLLASSGLLITAITFLLLIILPVNFDYWAFAAILLINGIGMGMFSSPNRAEVMNSLPADARGSGAGMMTTFQNAAMVLSIGFFFSLIISGLSSSLPSTMHDGLIAHGVPEAAATQVAHLPAVAVLFAAFLGYNPIQQLLGGQLTALPPDQASFLTGRSFFPNLISGPFQSGLAVAFGFAIAVCLIGAVASLLTKDARPKDRESVGEELAAVAGESGGGPSELVSPASER from the coding sequence GTGGCGGAACGCCGGACGTATTCGATCGCGGAACTGGGGCCGCGGTACAAGTGGATCGCGCTGTCCAACACGACGCTGGGCATGCTGATCGCCACGATCAACTCCTCGATCGTGCTGATCGCGCTGCCCGACATCTTCAAGGGCATCGGCATCAACCCCCTCGAACCGGCCAACACCAGCTACCTGCTGTGGATGATCATGGGCTTCCTCGTGGTCACCGCGGTGCTGGTGGTGAGCTTCGGCAGGCTCGGCGACATGTACGGCCGCGCGAGGATGTACAACCTCGGCTTCGCCGTCTTCACCGTTTCCTCCATCATGCTGGCCGTCACCTGGTTCGACGGCGACGCGGCCGCGTTGTGGCTGATCGGCTGGCGCATCGTGCAGGGCGTCGGCGGCGCCTTCCTGATGGCGAACTCCTCGGCGATCCTCACCGACGCCTTCCCGGCCAACCAGCGCGGCCTCGCGCTCGGCATGAACGGCGTCGCGGCCATCGCGGGCTCGTTCCTCGGCCTGGTCGTCGGCGGCGTGCTCGCGCCGGTCGACTGGAACCTGATCTTCCTGGTGTCGGTGCCCTTCGGCGTGATCGGCACGATCTGGGCGTACCTCAAGCTGCACGACACCGGCGTTCGCAAGCACGCGCGGATGGACTGGTGGGGCAACATCACCTTCGCGCTCGGCCTGATCGCCGTCCTGATCGGGATCACCTACGGCATCCAGCCCTACGGCTCGTCGCCGACCGGCTGGGGCAGCCCGATGGTCCTGAGCTGCCTGATCGGCGGCGTCGCGGTGCTGGTCGCGTTCGTGATCATCGAGACCAAGGTCGACAACCCGCTGTTCCGGCTGTCGCTGTTCAAGATCCGGTCGTTCACCTGGGGCAACATCGCGAACCTGACGGCGTCGCTCGGGCGCGGTGGCCTGCAGTTCATCCTGATCATCTGGCTGCAGGGCATCTGGCTGCCGCAGCACGGCTACACGTTCGAGCAGACGCCGTTGTGGGCGGGCATCTACATGCTCCCGATGACGGTCGGCTTCCTGCTGGCCGCCCCGACGTCGGGCATCCTCGCCGACCGGATCGGCAGCCGCCTGCTCGCCTCCAGCGGCCTGCTGATCACGGCGATCACGTTCCTGCTGCTGATCATCCTGCCGGTGAACTTCGACTACTGGGCGTTCGCGGCGATCCTGCTGATCAACGGCATCGGCATGGGCATGTTCTCCTCGCCCAACCGCGCCGAGGTGATGAACAGCCTGCCGGCGGACGCCCGCGGCTCCGGCGCGGGCATGATGACGACGTTCCAGAACGCGGCGATGGTCCTGTCGATCGGCTTCTTCTTCAGCCTGATCATCTCGGGCCTGTCGAGCAGCCTCCCGTCGACGATGCACGACGGCCTGATCGCCCACGGCGTCCCCGAGGCGGCGGCCACGCAGGTGGCGCACCTGCCGGCGGTGGCGGTGCTGTTCGCGGCGTTCCTGGGCTACAACCCGATCCAGCAGCTCCTGGGCGGTCAGCTGACGGCGCTGCCGCCGGACCAGGCGTCGTTCCTGACGGGCCGCAGCTTCTTCCCGAACCTGATCTCGGGCCCGTTCCAGTCCGGCCTGGCGGTGGCGTTCGGCTTCGCGATCGCGGTCTGCCTGATCGGCGCGGTGGCGTCGTTGCTGACGAAGGACGCGCGCCCGAAGGACCGCGAGTCGGTGGGCGAGGAGCTGGCCGCGGTGGCCGGCGAGTCCGGCGGCGGGCCGAGCGAACTGGTGTCGCCGGCGAGCGAACGCTGA
- a CDS encoding methyltransferase, producing the protein MDTTYVHGYTAPEARRLGDQADTLAGLLHAGTAYPAGSRVLEVGCGVGAQTVHLVARSPGAHLTAVDVSEDSLDQARRRVPGVEFRQADLFALDGEWDHLFVCFVLEHLPEPEKALAHLQTLLRPGGTITVIEGDHGSAFFHPRSEHAQAAIDCLVRLQADAGGDGLLGRRLYPLLADAGFDDVRVEPRTVYADASKPELVTGFTRDTFTAMVEGVGETAVANGLICEADWARGIRDLYRTTREYGAFHYTFFKATARRTPGGAS; encoded by the coding sequence ATGGACACCACTTACGTGCACGGATACACCGCACCCGAGGCCCGGCGCCTCGGCGACCAGGCCGACACCCTGGCCGGGCTGCTGCACGCCGGGACGGCCTATCCCGCCGGGAGCCGCGTGCTGGAGGTCGGCTGCGGCGTCGGCGCGCAGACCGTCCACCTCGTGGCCCGCAGCCCGGGCGCGCACCTGACCGCGGTCGACGTCTCCGAAGACTCCCTGGACCAAGCCAGGCGGAGAGTCCCGGGCGTCGAGTTCCGCCAGGCCGACCTCTTCGCCCTCGACGGCGAGTGGGACCACCTCTTCGTCTGCTTCGTGCTCGAACACCTGCCGGAGCCGGAGAAAGCGTTGGCACACCTGCAAACCCTGCTGCGGCCGGGCGGCACGATCACCGTCATCGAGGGCGACCACGGCTCGGCGTTCTTCCACCCGCGCAGCGAGCACGCCCAGGCGGCGATCGACTGCCTCGTGCGCCTGCAGGCCGACGCCGGTGGAGACGGGCTCCTCGGCCGGCGCCTCTACCCACTGCTCGCCGACGCCGGTTTCGACGACGTCAGGGTCGAACCGCGGACGGTCTACGCGGACGCGTCGAAGCCGGAGCTCGTCACCGGCTTCACCCGCGACACCTTCACCGCGATGGTCGAAGGCGTCGGCGAAACCGCTGTCGCGAACGGCCTCATCTGCGAGGCCGACTGGGCGCGCGGGATCCGCGACCTTTACCGCACCACCAGGGAATACGGAGCCTTCCACTACACGTTCTTCAAGGCAACAGCTCGCCGCACTCCGGGAGGAGCGTCATGA